A window of the Sabethes cyaneus chromosome 1, idSabCyanKW18_F2, whole genome shotgun sequence genome harbors these coding sequences:
- the LOC128734281 gene encoding NCK-interacting protein with SH3 domain, translated as MGEHLLNESETFEMLKALYDFTAVYPKTISFDEGEYFILHQTSARQRNWWQVVSMKGNIGFVPSNYVMKLKVDPNFLNGFLESSIESLRMSSEKEINGIINRQELIDRLVEKQRKVEKILKSESSDSEDTAPKMGNGTIPGLDEYPSHNYIEPSPKHKTEHHSSPVSSKHEKLTKKSQSSPAVGAASNVPQFIQESPSMSILSSKLNQEEPLTPTAQENSVVSEISETETTNTATTTTTTTTSDEITAISRGDEEIPKTEPTAEPEVQTDLEMELETTNNDDMTASENEPHPKESSTKEPTDELDTIAKSETSTEILPMNIEPQDVYQVVDAIRTNTSLSHEMACVALRVVLSELEPLLPPPVVKHLEPIAVHLTAPLDVPDPFLAQTHDAQRLRIIFTGLSECKNDSEQRTWMLHEDEADISRYLSELISILTDADPKICRNEMAVDHYQSVINLVLYYQMETRWSIRKLLLKAFKAMCHLDYTTVDILLGSVLPLEIIQDMISNARNVEKLQELAHMLIIVFSIGRKMPINQQEHLRSDFVIFLLNIIENPPETDVHGILPDTMINLILSFNLQFDNFTDNVVLEAMEQIQTAKTFTEKILVLINREEDPVHTLKHTPAHINPVLKMLVDLFSRPETASIFYTNDQSVLIDILVRQLSDLSAGEPIRKWYLELCRRIVRNTSYAEHQHRKQDLMKIFTRIFCEETECSAGDQQIVREIANEFPQIFKA; from the exons ATGGGTGAACATTTGCTGAACGAGTCTG AGACCTTCGAGATGCTTAAGGCTCTGTATGACTTTACGGCAGTTTATCCGAAAACCATAAGTTTCGATGAGGGCGAATACTTCATCTTGCATCAAACCAGTGCCCGTCAACGGAACTGGTGGCAAGTAGTCAGCATGAAGGGAAACATCGGCTTCGTTCCGTCGAATTATGTCATGAAGCTAAAG GTCGATCCAAACTTCCTCAATGGATTTCTCGAATCTAGCATTGAGTCACTACGAATGTCGTCGGAAAAAGAAATAAATGGCATTATTAATCGACAGGAGCTCATCGATCGATTAGTTGAAAAACAaaggaaagttgaaaaaatacTGAAG AGTGAATCTTCCGACAGTGAGGATACAGCCCCGAAAATGGGAAACGGAACTATTCCAGGGCTAGATGAGTATCCCAGTCATAATTATATAG AGCCCAGTCCGAAGCATAAAACCGAACACCACAGCTCTCCAGTGTCATCAAAGCATGAAAAATTAACCAAAAAATCCCAGTCTAGTCCAGCCGTGGGCGCTGCCAGCAATGTTCCACAGTTTATACAGGAAAGCCCTAGTATGAGCATTCTTTCGTCTAAGCTAAATCAAGAGGAACCGTTAACACCAACTGCCCAGGAAAACAGTGTCGTGTCGGAGATATCAGAAACGGAAACAACCAACACGGCCACAACCACTACAACCACCACCACTAGCGATGAAATAACAGCCATTTCCCGGGGCGATGAGGAGATTCCCAAAACAGAACCAACGGCCGAACCAGAAGTTCAAACGGACCTTGAAATGGAGTTGGAAACTACCAATAATGACGATATGACCGCCAGTGAGAACGAGCCACATCCCAAAGAATCCTCCACCAAAGAGCCTACCGATGAATTGGATACGATTGCGAAGAGCGAAACGTCAACCGAAATCTTACCAATGAATATTGAGCCCCAGGATGTTTACCAGGTGGTGGACGCGATTCGCACCAATACAAGCCTCAGTCACGAAATGGCATGTGTAGCACTGCGCGTAGTACTTAGTGAACTGGAGCCTTTGCTTCCTCCACCAGTGGTCAAACATCTAGAACCAATCGCCGTACATCTTACAGCGCCTCTAGATGTTCCGGATCCGTTCCTAGCTCAAACACACGATGCTCAGCGTTTGCGGATCATTTTCACGGGCCTTTCCGAGTGTAAAAACGATTCTGAACAACGAACTTGGATGCTGCACGAGGACGAAGCGGATATTAGTCGCTACTTAAGTGAACTGATCAGCATTCTAACCGATGCTGATCCAAAAATTTGCCGCAACGAAATGGCCGTCGATCATTATCAGAGTGTCATAAATTTAGTCCTGTACTACCAGATGGAAACGCGCTGGTCCATTCGGAAACTGCTGCTGAAAGCTTTCAAAGCCATGTGCCATCTTGATTATACTACCGTTGATATTTTGCTGGGATCCGTTCTTCCACTGGAAATCATCCAGGACATGATATCCAATGCAAGAAACGTGGAAAAGCTCCAAGAGCTAGCGCATATGTTGATAATTGTGTTTTCCATCGGCAGAAAGATGCCTATAAACCAGCAAG agcATCTTCGGTCCGATTTTGTTATATTTCTGTTAAATATTATAGAGAATCCGCCAGAAACGGATGTTCATGGTATTCTTCCGGACACCATGATCAACCTGATCCTGTCGTTCAATTTGCAGTTCGATAACTTTACCGACAATGTTGTACTAGAAGCCATGGAGCaaattcaaacagcgaaaaCCTTCACCGAAAAGATCCTTGTATTGATCAATCGAGAGG AGGATCCAGTTCACACACTGAAACACACACCGGCACATATAAATCCCGTTCTCAAAATGCTAGTAGATTTGTTTAGCCGACCAGAGACAGCTTCCATTTTCTACACAAACGACCAAAGCGTATTGATCGATATTCTAGTCCGTCAGTTATCAGACCTTTCAGCCGGGGAGCCA ATCCGTAAATGGTACCTGGAGTTGTGTCGAAGAATTGTCCGCAACACTAGCTATGCAGAACATCAGCACCGGAAGCAGGATCTGATGAAAATCTTCACGCGAATCTTCTGCGAGGAAACGGAATGCAGTGCCGGAGATCAGCAGATTGTTCGTGAAATCGCCAACGAATTTCCGCAAATTTTCAAAGCATGA
- the LOC128732521 gene encoding tigger transposable element-derived protein 4-like: protein MAEDEIDVKPKLGNQSIEWLPFDDVKFETIKGDLHDGEQFPMIDPLDIVKLEKKSESDDDLDFSADNCDEDPSLLVVEGRKKRRSFTIQRKLQIILEYEKGISGRGFKSLAQKYEIATSTLQGWVQRKSELEAIVHEHDRGRSSKRRRRLPGGGQKPFYPELEDRLLDWVKQSNKDGIRVTDRLMLLQASNLAAELDIDGFKISNGWLDGFKRRQHLTSRDETTCSVQPQVLSTNALEKDSIELDDFHTTIKIEDEPQSILNMD from the exons ATGGCAGAGGACGAAATCGACGTTAAGCCCAAACTCGGTAATCAATCCATTGAGTGGTTACCATTTGATGATGTAAAGTTTGAAACAATAAAAGGCGACCTCCATGACGGAGAGCAATTCCCGATGATTGATCCACTGGATATCGTGAAGCTGGAAAAAAAGTCCGAAAGTGACGATGATCTAGATTTCAGCGCCGATAATTGTGACGAAGACCCTTCTCTCCTGGTAGTAGaaggacgaaaaaagcgaaGGAGTTTCACGATTCAGCGGAAGCTGCAAATAATTTTAGAGTACGAAAAAGGAATCAGCGGTAGAGGCTTCAAAAGTCTTGCTCAGAAATATGAAATCGCAACATCCACCTTGCAAGGATGGGTCCAACGGAAAAGCGAACTGGAAGCGATCGTGCACGAACATGATAGAGGACGGTCATCTAAAAGACGGCGTCGCCTGCCCGGAGGAGGACAAAAACCGTTTTACCCTGAGCTTGAagatcgactgctcgactgggtcAAGCAGAGCAATAAAGATGGTATCCGCGTCACAGATCGATTAATGTTG TTACAAGCATCGAACCTGGCCGCAGAGCTGGACATCGATGGTTTTAAAATAAGCAACGGTTGGCTTGACGGGTTCAAACGGCGGCAGCATTTGACTAGTCGAGATGAAACAACGTGCAGCGTACAACCACAGGTACTATCAACTAACGCGTTAGAGAAGGACAGCATCGAACTTGATGATTTCCATACAACCATTAAAATCGAAGATGAACCTCAGAGCATTTTGAACATGGATTAA
- the LOC128738136 gene encoding epimerase family protein SDR39U1: protein MAFKHVVIGGGSGFIGKRLAKTLIADGYEVTTISRMPAIKRMTWHDLEKDGLPEGTSAVVNLAGQNVLDPTRRWTPGFKQNVWNSRINTTAACAKAIEKATIKPRVFVSISGVSHYETGPQTNTEESKTVEVDFMSRLCHEWEKAANLSENSICRTVKVRCGVVIGREGGMIQSLILPFWLGLGGPIGNGSHDLPWIHVDDLCNLIKFAIEKQEASGILNAVAPDLITNKDFTKAFASALFRPAIFPLPEFVLDLIFSPERSVLLTKGSKVAPKRAQQLGFQYRYPDIRSACKDVARFFQ from the exons ATGGCTTTTAAACATGTTGTAATAG GAGGGGGTAGCGGTTTTATTGGTAAGCGTCTCGCTAAAACGTTGATTGCGGATGGCTATGAAGTAACCACCATATCGCGAATGCCAGCAATCAAGCGTATGACTTGGCATGATCTAGAGAAGGATGGTTTGCCGGAGGGAACATCCGCTGTAGTCAATCTGGCCGGTCAGAATGTTCTTGATCCAACACGCCGATGGACACCCGGCTTCAAGCAGAATGTTTGGAATTCTCGAATCAATACAACAGCAGCGTGTGCCAAGGCAATCGAAAAGGCAACGATCAAACCGCGAGTTTTTGTCAGTATTTCCGGCGTCAGTCATTACGAAACCGGTCCGCAAACTAACACGGAAGAATCGAAAACTGTCGAAGTGGATTTTATGTCGCGGTTGTGCCACGAATGGGAAAAAGCGGCAAATTTGTCGGAAAATTCTATTTGTCGAACGGTAAAAGTGCGCTGCGGAGTGGTAATCGGGCGGGAAGGCGGTATGATTCAATCGCTGATTTTGCCATTCTGGTTGGGACTTGGCGGTCCGATAGGGAATGGCAGTCATGACCTACCGTGGATCCATGTTGACGATCTCTGCAACCTAATAAAATTTGCAATTGAAAAACAGGAAGCCAGCGGAATACTTAATGCAGTAGCACCGGATTTGATTACAAATAAAGATTTTACCAAG GCTTTCGCCTCGGCACTTTTTAGACCAGCAATTTTTCCGTTGCCCGAGTTTGTGCTTGATTTGATATTCAGCCCAGAGCGTTCGGTTCTGTTAACAAAAGGATCCAAAGTTGCTCCAAAGCGTGCACAACAACTTGGTTTCCAATACCGGTACCCAGACATCCGATCTGCATGCAAGGATGTTGCCAGATTTtttcagtaa
- the LOC128738128 gene encoding nudC domain-containing protein 1 — MKLQELRPDRSLLKTNFDGYKLSLEPIPVLRTELTEQTQPDRVRPSEQQFSCLHAQLFGLQNHLVRDPWAAGNCYFVDRTWIIRQIRYDESDGRLKPLCSAFKLGRTRGARREGDYNCTLAFLSEKYALIADGQGGLTLVDTGDRQRGGEWKAKFSFPEIEELKEGFILLDGRFEIIDGERQIHAVGYCVNQLQDEAGFESNICWLKAVQQDPNQGWVYHSIRVLKGRGFANYCALEPKGTALVLASDKPFQFVIDSENPIQSKEEPTPTENQEQKDDVQSFCYEWTQTLDDITVKIPKEEEINYRIANENGILKVVRDENTILDGEAFFADIDPELTSWTNEKSELQITLFKKNSGSMWPFLIPGGPEETRDGLASDEDLPPVSNLTSQLEECDFGTEGQEQGMEYTIERLDASSHECSHKAFLGNNAPLFAVSLRPGFPMALALRQDVDGCLWLQQHVGGPDWSLRHEGTLHAFGYVQASKRQRKFMTCSPDLGYAVICEAERHVFIYKTNYGGTANGLRNRVGPQVSIGQQKLVTLEGSGEILGICCENDYTILLTETHILVLQLRIEE, encoded by the coding sequence ATGAAGTTGCAGGAGCTACGACCGGATCGTTCCCTGTTGAAGACGAATTTCGACGGATACAAACTTTCACTGGAGCCGATTCCCGTGCTTCGAACGGAGCTCACAGAGCAAACCCAACCGGATCGGGTACGGCCAAGCGAGCAGCAGTTTTCCTGTTTGCATGCGCAACTGTTCGGACTGCAGAATCATTTGGTTCGTGACCCGTGGGCTGCAGGAAATTGCTACTTTGTAGATCGAACTTGGATCATTCGGCAAATCCGGTACGATGAAAGCGACGGTCGGCTAAAGCCACTGTGTTCGGCCTTTAAGCTCGGTCGAACGCGAGGTGCTCGACGCGAAGGGGATTACAACTGTACGTTGGCATTTCTGTCCGAAAAGTATGCATTGATTGCTGATGGGCAGGGTGGTCTTACGTTGGTGGATACCGGCGATCGGCAGCGGGGTGGCGAATGGAAGGCAAAGTTTAGTTTTCCGGAAATAGAGGAGCTAAAGGAAGGATTCATTCTGCTTGATGGACGTTTCGAAATTATCGACGGCGAAAGGCAAATTCATGCGGTTGGTTATTGTGTGAACCAATTGCAAGATGAAGCCGGTTTTGAGTCTAATATCTGCTGGTTGAAAGCGGTGCAGCAAGACCCCAATCAAGGATGGGTGTATCACTCGATTCGTGTACTCAAAGGTCGAGGTTTTGCCAACTACTGTGCGTTGGAACCGAAAGGTACAGCATTGGTGTTGGCAAGCGATAAACCTTTTCAATTTGTAATAGATTCAGAAAATCCAATTCAGTCCAAGGAAGAACCAACTCCGACAGAGAATCAGGAACAGAAAGACGATGTTCAGTCTTTTTGTTATGAGTGGACTCAAACTTTGGATGATATTACCGTTAAAATTccgaaagaagaagaaataaatTATCGCATAGCGAATGAGAATGGAATCCTCAAGGTTGTCAGAGATGAAAACACGATTTTAGATGGAGAAGCCTTTTTCGCGGATATCGATCCTGAACTAACTTCTTGGACCAATGAAAAAAGTGAATTACAAATCACACTTTTTAAAAAGAATTCTGGAAGTATGTGGCCTTTTCTGATCCCTGGTGGTCCGGAAGAAACTCGCGATGGGCTTGCCAGTGACGAAGATTTACCACCGGTTTCGAACTTAACATCCCAGCTGGAAGAATGTGATTTTGGAACCGAAGGACAAGAACAAGGAATGGAATACACCATTGAACGTTTGGATGCGAGCAGTCACGAGTGCAGCCACAAAGCATTCCTCGGGAATAATGCTCCACTGTTTGCCGTTAGCTTACGACCTGGCTTTCCAATGGCGCTAGCTTTGCGACAAGATGTCGATGGTTGTCTTTGGCTGCAGCAACATGTTGGTGGGCCAGATTGGTCACTGCGCCACGAGGGAACACTACATGCTTTCGGTTATGTTCAGGCATCGAAAAGACAGCGAAAGTTTATGACCTGTTCTCCGGATCTGGGCTATGCTGTGATTTGTGAGGCTGAGCGACATGTTTTTATCTACAAAACCAACTATGGGGGTACTGCTAACGGGCTGCGGAATCGTGTCGGACCACAAGTCAGTATTGGGCAGCAAAAGCTGGTAACGCTTGAAGGAAGTGGAGAAATTCTCGGCATTTGTTGCGAAAATGATTATACCATTCTGTTGACAGAAACACACATTTTGGTTTTACAATTGCGAATCGAAGAATAA